A single region of the Anopheles funestus chromosome X, idAnoFuneDA-416_04, whole genome shotgun sequence genome encodes:
- the LOC125765315 gene encoding serine proteinase stubble-like, which translates to MAGGFFRLVVALLVLGVVIVPVPAQLDGSFWWMNTNLLKQAEALRETKDVKAIVITKDSELDAVRVGGNSLVDSDSPDCICVPLNRCHNQPTGRDGLCGPESVCCRRSQLIAPESTTASTTSTPTTLNISTSTISSTKLEPVDSLIFDSDPILPVLPPNISFKPILLNETEHDPNLLLELSNLLLSHSLVDIFEPIDTNSLPEDKDSINESSQTVSSTTPKTSPTGSFSNASRTKDYCGRRQHSVSSRIFFQDEDDDRLREVPSGTVGFSEFPWTVAIYQLIRNGSFVYHCGGAILNRTVVVTAAHCVSNNRLHPNRFIVHAGDWDRRHAQERLPHQERTVNRIVVHPNYYSGALFNDIALLFFNEPFNDTLPNVESVCLGGPKDTYTHDNCFVTGWGGSPKSNRAQSIQQYHKLTILDRFRCETRLQNQPTLGSKFKLHQSFICATGNGTDVCQGSGGSPLACERNGHFYLLGIVSWGIGCGDNIPAVLTNVASLSEWIASQQAIS; encoded by the exons ATGGCTGGAGGATTCTTCAGGTTGGTGGTAGCATTGCTGGTGCTGGGTGTTGTGATCGTTCCCGTACCCGCTCAGCTCGATGGTAGCTTTTGGTGGATGAACACCAATCTGCTGAAGCAGGCGGAAGCGCTACGGGAAACGAAAGACGTTAAGGCGATCGTAATAACCAAGGATTCGGAACTGGACGCGGTTCGGGTCGGCGGAAATTCGCTCGTCGACAGTGATTCGCCGGATTGCATATGCGTACCGTTAAATCGTTGCCACAATCAACCGACCGGAAG GGATGGTTTATGCGGTCCGGAAAGTGTTTGTTGCCGTCGTTCACAGTTAATTGCACCCGAATCAACAACCGCATCGACAACCTCCACACCAACCACGTTGAATATCAGCACCAGTACCATTTCCTCAACAAAACTAGAACCGGTCGATAGTTTGATTTTCGATTCCGATCCGATTCTTCCCGTCCTGCCACCGAACATATCATTTAAACCGATTTTATTGAATGAAACGGAGCATGATCCTAACCTTCTGCTCGAGCTGTCTAATCTTTTGCTTAGCCACAGCCTGGTGGATATATTCGAGCCAATCGATACCAATTCATTGCCAGAAGACAAAGACTCTATTAATGAATCTTCGCAGACTGTAAGTTCAACTACGCCGAAAACAAGCCCAACTGGTAGCTTCAGCAATGCTAGTCGTACCAAGGATTACTGTGGCAGACGGCAGCACTCTGTAAGCAGTCGTATATTCTTCCAAGACGAAGATGATGATCGTTTACGTGAGGTTCCATCCGGAACGGTAGGATTCAGTGAATTTCCCTGGACGGTCGCCATTTATCAACTCATACGGAATGGATCCTTCGTTTATCATTGCGGAGGAGCCATCCTGAACCGAACCGTTGTCGTAACAGCAGCACATTGTGTATCAAA CAATCGTTTGCATCCGAATCGTTTTATCGTGCACGCTGGTGACTGGGATCGAAGACACGCACAGGAACGACTCCCACACCAGGAACGAACCGTCAATCGGATCGTTGTACATCCCAACTATTACTCAGGTGCCCTGTTCAACGATATCGCTCTTCTATTCTTCAACGAACCGTTCAACGACACGCTTCCTAACGTCGAGTCAGTGTGTCTTGGTGGGCCCAAAGATACATACACGCACGACAACTGTTTCGTCACGGGATGGGGTGGCTCTCCGAAAAGTAACCGGGCGCAAAGCATACAACAGTATCACAAACTTACGATCCTGGATCGATTCCGCTGTGAAACGCGGTTACAAAATCAACCAACGCTGGGGTCAAAATTTAAACTGCATCAAAGCTTCATTTGTGCCACTGGTAATGGTACGGACGTGTGTCAAGGATCGGGCGGTAGTCCGCTTGCTTGCGAACGGAATGGACACTTTTATCTGCTCGGAATCGTTTCGTGGGGAATTGGATGTGGAGATAACATTCCAGCAGTGCTAACCAACGTGGCGAGCCTGAGCGAATGGATCGCTTCTCAGCAAGCAATTAGCTAA
- the LOC125765324 gene encoding mitochondrial import inner membrane translocase subunit TIM44 isoform X1 gives MQQLYATGRIVPVLLSRTANRAVPCALRTYSARRPGFFTQVIDNIKQEMEKNKEMKENLKKFREEAQKLEQSDALKAARQKFNTVESEASKGGEALKDNLDKIRDRMTEALDEAAKTDLARKAGQLGEELSKTARGVGETLAEKGQVLGQSGAFRGISETAKVVRQEMDNQSIEARVYRSPEKLRKRVEVSLATDPSRVVEPNAEATGVELHKDSKFYQSWEDFKNNNQYVNKVLTWKMKYDESENPMIRASRLLTDKVSDIMGNLFSKTELSETLTEICKIDPNFDQKQFLRDCENDIIPNVLESIVQGDLAVLRDWCFESTYNIIATPISMAQKAGYRLDSKILDIENVDLAMGKVMEQGPVLIVTFQTQQIMCVRDGKGAVIEGDPEKVMRCHHVWVLCRDPNELDPKAAWRLMEMSANSTEQFV, from the exons ATG CAACAGTTGTACGCAACCGGTCGAATAGTACCAGTTTTATTATCCCGTACTGCAAACCGAGCGGTACCATGTGCGCTG CGTACCTACTCGGCCCGAAGGCCCGGCTTCTTCACGCAGGTCATCGATAATATTAAGCAGGAGATGGAAAAGAACAAGgagatgaaggaaaatttgaaaaagttcCGCGAGGAAGCGCAAAAGCTCGAACAGTCGGATGCGCTGAAAGCTGCCCGGCAAAAGTTTAACACGGTCGAATCGGAAGCTTCCAAGGGTGGTGAGGCGTTGAAGGACAATCTGGACAAAATACGCGACCGCATGACGGAAGCGTTGGACGAGGCGGCCAAAACGGATTTGGCCCGTAAAGCGGGTCAGCTGGGCGAGGAGCTAAGCAAAACGGCCCGGGGTGTTGGTGAAACGCTGGCGGAGAAGGGCCAAGTGTTGGGCCAGTCGGGTGCGTTTCGAGGGATCAGTGAAACGGCGAAGGTAGTACGGCAGGAAATGGACAACCAAAGCATCGAAGCGCGCGTATACCGCAGTCCGGAAAAGTTGCGAAAGCGTGTGGAAGTATCGCTGGCGACCGATCCGTCTCGGGTGGTGGAACCGAATGCGGAAGCAACCGGGGTGGAGCTGCACAAAGACAGCAAGTTCTATCAGTCGTGGGAAGATTTCAAGAACAACAATCAGTACGTGAACAAGGTGCTCACGTGGAAGATGAAGTACGACGAATCGGAAAACCCAATGATCCGGGCGTCCCGGTTGCTGACGGACAAGGTTAGCGACATCATGGGGAATCTGTTCTCGAAGACGGAACTGTCTGAAACGCTGACCGAGATCTGCAAGATTGATCcgaactttgaccaaaaacagtTCCTGCGGGACTGCGAGAACGACATCATCCCGAACGTGCTGGAATCGATTGTGCAGGGCGATCTCGCGGTGCTGCGCGACTGGTGCTTTGAAAGCACGTACAACATTATAGCGACACCAATTTCCATGGCACAGAAAGCCGGCTATCGGCTCGATTCCAAGATATTAGACATCGAAAACGTGGACCTGGCCATGGGGAAGGTGATGGAGCAGGGCCCGGTACTGATTGTCACCTTCCAGACGCAGCAGATCATGTGCGTGCGGGACGGCAAGGGTGCGGTGATCGAGGGTGACCCGGAAAAGGTAATGCGATGCCATCATGTGTGGGTGCTGTGCCGCGATCCGAACGAGCTAGACCCGAAAGCGGCCTGGCGATTAATGGAGATGTCGGCCAACAGCACGGAACAGTTCGTGTAA
- the LOC125765324 gene encoding mitochondrial import inner membrane translocase subunit TIM44 isoform X2, protein MLYATGRIVPVLLSRTANRAVPCALRTYSARRPGFFTQVIDNIKQEMEKNKEMKENLKKFREEAQKLEQSDALKAARQKFNTVESEASKGGEALKDNLDKIRDRMTEALDEAAKTDLARKAGQLGEELSKTARGVGETLAEKGQVLGQSGAFRGISETAKVVRQEMDNQSIEARVYRSPEKLRKRVEVSLATDPSRVVEPNAEATGVELHKDSKFYQSWEDFKNNNQYVNKVLTWKMKYDESENPMIRASRLLTDKVSDIMGNLFSKTELSETLTEICKIDPNFDQKQFLRDCENDIIPNVLESIVQGDLAVLRDWCFESTYNIIATPISMAQKAGYRLDSKILDIENVDLAMGKVMEQGPVLIVTFQTQQIMCVRDGKGAVIEGDPEKVMRCHHVWVLCRDPNELDPKAAWRLMEMSANSTEQFV, encoded by the exons ATG TTGTACGCAACCGGTCGAATAGTACCAGTTTTATTATCCCGTACTGCAAACCGAGCGGTACCATGTGCGCTG CGTACCTACTCGGCCCGAAGGCCCGGCTTCTTCACGCAGGTCATCGATAATATTAAGCAGGAGATGGAAAAGAACAAGgagatgaaggaaaatttgaaaaagttcCGCGAGGAAGCGCAAAAGCTCGAACAGTCGGATGCGCTGAAAGCTGCCCGGCAAAAGTTTAACACGGTCGAATCGGAAGCTTCCAAGGGTGGTGAGGCGTTGAAGGACAATCTGGACAAAATACGCGACCGCATGACGGAAGCGTTGGACGAGGCGGCCAAAACGGATTTGGCCCGTAAAGCGGGTCAGCTGGGCGAGGAGCTAAGCAAAACGGCCCGGGGTGTTGGTGAAACGCTGGCGGAGAAGGGCCAAGTGTTGGGCCAGTCGGGTGCGTTTCGAGGGATCAGTGAAACGGCGAAGGTAGTACGGCAGGAAATGGACAACCAAAGCATCGAAGCGCGCGTATACCGCAGTCCGGAAAAGTTGCGAAAGCGTGTGGAAGTATCGCTGGCGACCGATCCGTCTCGGGTGGTGGAACCGAATGCGGAAGCAACCGGGGTGGAGCTGCACAAAGACAGCAAGTTCTATCAGTCGTGGGAAGATTTCAAGAACAACAATCAGTACGTGAACAAGGTGCTCACGTGGAAGATGAAGTACGACGAATCGGAAAACCCAATGATCCGGGCGTCCCGGTTGCTGACGGACAAGGTTAGCGACATCATGGGGAATCTGTTCTCGAAGACGGAACTGTCTGAAACGCTGACCGAGATCTGCAAGATTGATCcgaactttgaccaaaaacagtTCCTGCGGGACTGCGAGAACGACATCATCCCGAACGTGCTGGAATCGATTGTGCAGGGCGATCTCGCGGTGCTGCGCGACTGGTGCTTTGAAAGCACGTACAACATTATAGCGACACCAATTTCCATGGCACAGAAAGCCGGCTATCGGCTCGATTCCAAGATATTAGACATCGAAAACGTGGACCTGGCCATGGGGAAGGTGATGGAGCAGGGCCCGGTACTGATTGTCACCTTCCAGACGCAGCAGATCATGTGCGTGCGGGACGGCAAGGGTGCGGTGATCGAGGGTGACCCGGAAAAGGTAATGCGATGCCATCATGTGTGGGTGCTGTGCCGCGATCCGAACGAGCTAGACCCGAAAGCGGCCTGGCGATTAATGGAGATGTCGGCCAACAGCACGGAACAGTTCGTGTAA